ACGGTTTTAAAAGAAGTAAACCTAACGGCCATTAACGAGGCCAATTTGACAGCGCAAAAAATTTCTCGTAAAACCACTTCGGTCATCGTATTGTTCTCCATTTTTTTAATCGTCATTAGCATGGTTGCCAGTTTGTATTTAACGCGACGAATTGTGCGCCCCATTCGCCAGACCACCGACACGGTGAAAAAAATTGGCCGGGGTCAATTAGATCAAAAAGTAGCGATTGACAGCGACGATGAAATTGGTCAATTGGCCGCCGAATTTAATAAGATGACCGGCCGACTGGCCGCATACGAAAAGATGAATATCGAACAAATTATCGTGGAGAAGAGAAAGTCAGAGGCCATCATTAGCAGCATCCCCGCGGCTATCATTGTGACGGACGCCAACGGATCAATTATTTTAATGAATGATGTGGCTCGCGGCCTCTTCAATCTTGAAAAAAATGATCTTAGCGACAAAAAAATCACCGAATTAATAAACCATCAAGCCATTACACGTCTCTTCTCTCCGGATGCTTCAAAGCAAAAAAAGGAAAAGTCTGGTTTGATTTCACTCACTCTCAATAACGAAGTGACCTTTTTTGAGATGCGTTCTATTTTTGTATTGGACAGGCATAAACACGTGCAAAACGTGGTCATTTTACTTCAGGACGTTACCAGTTTCAAAAAATTGGAGCGCTTAAAGTCCGAATTCATGGCCACCATATCTCACGAACTAAAAACACCATTAACGTCGCTCAACATGACCATCGATATTCTGTTGAGAAGAGTAAAAGGCCCGCTGAATCAAACGCAGCTGGACTTATTACAGGGTGCCCAAAACGATATTAAACGATTAAAAGCTTTTGTTACCGAGCTGCTGGAATACTCGCGCATCGAATCCGGAAACTATCCCCTTAATTTGCAGTCCATCGAGGTGGAACAATTAATCGCCTATGCCGCACGGCCATTTTTACAATCTTTTTCGAAAAAAAATATCACCTTTAAAAACACAATTCGAGCGCCATTAAAAATATAACGTTTCACCTGGTTTGAGAATTTATTTCACTTGGTTTGAGAATTTTTAAATTTAATTTTAACCACCTTATTTAGCCGTTAAAAACTCTTTAAACTGTCAATACGACAGCTTAAAATAATGTACAATGAGTTTTATTATTTAACAAATCAATTATTAATTTCCTAATAGGACGATTAAAGCTTAATATATTTACTTTTTTAGTAATATCAATTGAAGTTATTCCATGGATTTTAAAAGTTAAATTATTTTCTTTTTCATAATATAGGCTATTAAATACAGAAGCTAAATATTCAACACATTTTTGAATTTTATATAAAGTACGATCATTTGCGCCGCTCGGCGTTTTGTCAATTAAAAATACGCGCCCATCATAATTCATGTCTGCAAAATAATATTTGCTATAAATGGTTGATGGGTCTAGGGGATCTTCTTGAGATTTTATTAAATCATTTATTGGAGAACTTAAGCTATACTCTGCAGCGAAAATCATTCCTGTTTCTATTTCATTTGAATAAGCATCCTGACCATATTTCATGGCCCAGTCAGTACTATAATCATCTGGATAAACGGCGCTTGTTGGATAATCCGATAAAGAAGCGCCTTTATATTGGACGGTTAATCGTTTAAAAAAATCAGTGGCGTCAATTATAATTTTCTTGAAATCCTGAACATAACTAACGCCAACTGTTTTTTTATGTTCATAATTACCAATAGTATTAGAAGTTAAAACGCTCCAGTTTTTAGTTGCTTTAATTTCAATATATTTTATTACCGCCCGATTTTCTAATTTTTTAACCGATAAAAGCGATTCAGCAGAAAGCGCTTGCGAAGCGCTTTCACCCTGCCTGGGAAGGACGTAATAAATCCCATTCAAATTAAAAATATTCAACGCCAGATAACGGATAATATAGCTTAAAAGCGTTCTGCATAGAAAATTACCGCTGGTTTCTGCAAGTTTAAGATCATTAAATGTGTAATTTAATCCGCAATTTTCAGAAATAATATTTTGAGCGGTAAAATAATAACTACCATTATGGAATTTTGAA
This sequence is a window from Caldithrix abyssi DSM 13497. Protein-coding genes within it:
- a CDS encoding sensor histidine kinase — translated: MTIEIRSMKSLRYKIGLGYLFIILANIVMVVFVIYHIRQLSQPITQILSEKYRNVNAAENMKLALAQQEAAQFSMIEEGFDSTLYYNFNTYKNEFLNWHQRAIEGVALPEEPEILDSLMFAFRHYLADSDSLQKMLHGGFSYRQIKKFHYYVVFPQVKTIDSLCTVLKEVNLTAINEANLTAQKISRKTTSVIVLFSIFLIVISMVASLYLTRRIVRPIRQTTDTVKKIGRGQLDQKVAIDSDDEIGQLAAEFNKMTGRLAAYEKMNIEQIIVEKRKSEAIISSIPAAIIVTDANGSIILMNDVARGLFNLEKNDLSDKKITELINHQAITRLFSPDASKQKKEKSGLISLTLNNEVTFFEMRSIFVLDRHKHVQNVVILLQDVTSFKKLERLKSEFMATISHELKTPLTSLNMTIDILLRRVKGPLNQTQLDLLQGAQNDIKRLKAFVTELLEYSRIESGNYPLNLQSIEVEQLIAYAARPFLQSFSKKNITFKNTIRAPLKI